AGCCAGTCCTCACTCCTCTTCGCTTTTGTACTTTTTATCTGTTCTGTAATGCATTCTTTTCCTTTTACATTATATTGTTTTGCATTTGTACTGATATAAAAAGGGGGAAAAagaatataataaaacaaatttgggTGCCTTGATTCTTTAATCATCTTCATCAAAACGTGCTTGGTTGTAGTTCACTTGTTGCAGACGTTTTGGGACACAGAAAACACGACAGACTGTTAATTAATAACATTTCGTTACAAGAGTCGGTTACACGTGAAACATTCACTTTCTTCGAGATAACACACTAGCCTGTTTACCGCGCCATGTGATACATGCAATCTGTCGATCGGAGAGCTAGCTAGTGAGGTACGGCAGCTAGCCATGATACGTAAGTATCATGGGGTATGTAcgtatacacatatacacacacacacacacacatacatacatacatacatacatactgtacatacgtacgtacatacatacatacatacatacgtacgtacatacatgatacGTAAATAcatattgcatacatacatacatacatacatacatacatacatacgtacatacatacgtacatacatacatattacatgcatacatacatacatacatacatacatacatacatacatacacacacacacacacacaagcatatTTAaacaccacttgcaattgacctAACCCAAACCtcgtattaagatataactcataaacgacCCGATGACGTAATGTATGGTACGTACCAACAATGTTCAGAAAATTCCTACTATATGCAATCAACCGTTGTAAcaaatgccagaagacaatcgtaataTTATGGAATAAATTCATCGATATCAACATAATGctggaatgtggtttttattcaagtattttcatttgagtttAAAGCTGGTAAACTCatcttgtgccactttaatattcACACACTGATGCTAAAGACAAAAAAGGTAAAGTATTTGTTCATGATGTTGAGGTATGAAACCCTGcacatcaaatacatgtaaagctatgactaatatataaaaaaaagaatgtatGGATTGAAGATGTGcgaattgacaaaaaaatgacTAAAAGTTTATAAACATTAAAACGTTACAAAGGTTATGAACTAAATTGGAACATTTACAAATCTGGGTACAATCAAACTGtacaacacagacacacacagacacagacacatacacacacacgtggctgtgtgtgtgtatgtgtctgtgtctgtgtctgcctgtgtgtatGTAGTCAAAGAACaactttgttttaaaatagaGTAAAACTTGTTCACATACTTActgatactagtatataatcATTAAGATTTAAGATAAAACCTGTCAGTGAACTATATGTATCATATACACTTTAGTATCtactaaaacatgaaaaatttgGAATGGTCTTCAATAGATTGACGGTAATACCTCAACTTTCACAAGTGAAAACTTGCGTTTTATGTAACACTGTTACAGACACACATCTCTTCCTGGTTCGCTTTTAAAACTATGCATCACAGAGACCCCATCAAAGATCTGCGGTAACACTATCAATCAATGTGCACAGGAGTTCTTGAATACAGTTCCTGTACTAACTATTAACAACCATTTGTGAGAGTCCTACACACCAGTGTTGTGTCCTGAAAAACATCTTAGAGAGGCGGTCACTGACACTGTCGCAGACTAGCTTGTATTTCGTTGAGTTGGGTTTCAAAGTCTTAAGTATATATAAGCTATTCGAGTACATAATATAATGAGCAACCATTACAATTAAACTTTCATTTGAAACATCTCACAAGCAATGAAAAACTCTATAGTGTAGTATACTATAACTTTATAGTATTCACGTTTTCGCCAATCTTGATTTCATTACAGGGTGAAATGGTCTAACTCTGCTGGTGTTCTCATCCAAGTTCCCATGCCAGTACTCTGGAATGCCTTTACAAGTGCAGCCTTTGCCCTCTGATAATCACTTGCTCTATCCTTGGCTTCTCTGTAGCCTTTGGACTTCCCCACATCTTTCTTCTTCATGATAACAGAGGTCAATTCGCCACTCAAttctttgaaataatgataGAAGCTCTGCTTGGAAAGTCTGGAGGGCGAGTTGCTGTGTTCTAATCGCCCTGTTGTTGAATTTACGACTTCAACTGTATGGTCAGCCTGGTTCCAATTGACACTGTAATCGGGTGTCTTTCCGGGTAACCTTTCTTCTTGACGAGTGGTCCGAGAAAGCAGGGGTTCCGCTTGAATGTACATGTTTGGCAAGGCATTGCCAAGCTTTACACGTGAGACGACAGCTCGCGAAAGGTGTTCCCTGTTGTAGTTAGAGCCAATAATGATGCTTGATAGGTATATGGGTTCAATGAAATAACTCAAAAGAGCACCCTGAACACCAACAACATTCCACTGGGCAACTTTATCACTACAAGACATAATAAGGAGTCGCTCTCCCTGCAGGACGCCATCCCAGGTCTGGGTTGGTGAGCTGTTTGAGTCAATGGGAATTGTCCCCTCACCAGCTTCGATTTTTGTGCGTAGCTGACCACGTGATTTCCTTGCCGGGTGAGAATCTGATGAAACGTCAGAAATCTCTTCGTGTGGAGAGAAGATTCTAGCATCACCACAAGGAGATGTACTGATATACAGATGAAACTTGATATTATCTTTCAGGCGGTATCCGCGGCCTTCCCTTCTGGGAATAAAGATGGACGACCTGGTGTCTTTAACAATGTGTCGATGAAGTTGGAAATAGAGATAACGAATCAATGATCTTCGTGCAATAATCTCAGCATGGCAGTCGTTGATTGTAGACCCTCTGTTGGACAAGTTTTTACCGTTTATACATTTGGTGCCTGTCGCCAGAGTTATGACCTCAGCACTATCCAGATCATCACCCATTGTCATAACAATGCCAGCTAGTACCCTGCGCTTTGAGTACGGTGAGGTAAAATTCTCAGTAATTTGACTAAACTTTGTGTAGATCAATGTCTGTATTCGATCAGCCATTTTCTGTGCAGGATTGGTTTCTGAAATAGCTTCCTTAGATTGCATACCTGTTAGATTCAGCAAACTCACGGCAATTCGTGCAGCTTCGGTTTTGGCCTGGcgcttatttctgccttttcCGATGAACATCTGCCCATCAACTGTTACAGAATACTTATACCACCTTTCGAGACCATCACAAGTTTCAGAAACTAGCTCATAAGCTACTTGGCCAGGTCTTAACGTATTCAACACAAAGGTTGGGTTAGATTCTTCTTGTGGTTCCTCATTGAATGAAGCTGCTGCAAGTCCATTTTCGTCATCATTTCTTCTACTGTCATTACCTCCCCCAGTCTCCCTCGGGATCATCTCCGCATCATTTGTACAGCTTCCAGTTTGGACAAATTTGAGTGCTTTTTCAGCAGCCCGATGCTTTGCCTGTTTCTTGGAGCTGCCAATTCCTTCAAAACGCTGACCATCTAGTTGTACCGACATTACGAATTCCATAGCATGACTCGGACCACTCTGTGACTCAAGATGAAACTGTAATTCTGGTCTAATTTCATTTAGTATAGACAATGAATTGCGTGAAACACTGATCTGACGGTCCAAACTGGGTTTTTCACCTaaggtaaaataaataaa
This window of the Glandiceps talaboti chromosome 16, keGlaTala1.1, whole genome shotgun sequence genome carries:
- the LOC144447466 gene encoding double-stranded RNA-specific editase 1-like, which encodes MDAIPQDRFYSFIKDVEHFLVNGLQKQQLNHAAAKEKEELLGKLNSLKSDIELSTQVAIGEKPSLDRQISVSRNSLSILNEIRPELQFHLESQSGPSHAMEFVMSVQLDGQRFEGIGSSKKQAKHRAAEKALKFVQTGSCTNDAEMIPRETGGGNDSRRNDDENGLAAASFNEEPQEESNPTFVLNTLRPGQVAYELVSETCDGLERWYKYSVTVDGQMFIGKGRNKRQAKTEAARIAVSLLNLTGMQSKEAISETNPAQKMADRIQTLIYTKFSQITENFTSPYSKRRVLAGIVMTMGDDLDSAEVITLATGTKCINGKNLSNRGSTINDCHAEIIARRSLIRYLYFQLHRHIVKDTRSSIFIPRREGRGYRLKDNIKFHLYISTSPCGDARIFSPHEEISDVSSDSHPARKSRGQLRTKIEAGEGTIPIDSNSSPTQTWDGVLQGERLLIMSCSDKVAQWNVVGVQGALLSYFIEPIYLSSIIIGSNYNREHLSRAVVSRVKLGNALPNMYIQAEPLLSRTTRQEERLPGKTPDYSVNWNQADHTVEVVNSTTGRLEHSNSPSRLSKQSFYHYFKELSGELTSVIMKKKDVGKSKGYREAKDRASDYQRAKAALVKAFQSTGMGTWMRTPAELDHFTL